The genomic interval GCCGCCGCCTCTTGCCGGGAGCGTCCCAGGAGGTCAATTTCCACTTTCAAACCCCGTTGTCTCAAGCGTTCCGCTTCTTTCAAACGCTCCGGTACTTTTCCTCCCACCACCAGGACATCCACCGGCGCCTCATTAGCCCCGGGCAGGGTTTGCATGAGCCTTTCAATGCCGAAAGCGAAACCAATGGCCGGTACGTCCCAGCCAAACTGCCCCAGCAGGTGATCATACCTGCCGCCGCCGCAAACGGGATAGCCCAATCCGGCGGCATAACCCTCGAAAACGATGCCTGTATAATATTCCAAGTCCCGCAGGATACTGAAATCAAAAAACACGTACCGGGCCAAACCCAGCGCATCAAGGGACTGGTATACTTCTTCCAACTGTTCAATGGCCTGCACCATGGCCGGGATGCGGGCAAGGCTCTTGGCTTTTTGCAGCACTTCCCGGCCGCCCCGCAAGGCCAGGATGTTTTTGATTTCCTGCCCCAAAGGCCCGGCCAAGCCCAAAGCAGACAACCTGTTTTCCAGTCCTACGAAGTCCTTGCGGGCAATCAGCCATTTGATCTCTTTGCTCAACTCCGGGGCTACGCCCGCATTGGCCAAGAAGCTGTCCGTCAGCACCACATGGCCGATACCTACCTGGAATTCCGTCAAACCGGCCTGTCTTAAAGCTTCCACCGCTAAAGCCAGCATTTCCGCATCGGCGCCGGTACCCGCGGCCCCAATTAATTCCACACCCCCCTGGTAGAACTCCCGTTGCCGGGCACCACCCAGCGCTTCATAACGAAAAGCATTGCCGAAATAAAACAGCCTCACCGGCAAAGGCTCCTCCCGCAAGTGGGTAGCCACCATACGGGCAATGGGGGTGGTAAGATCCGGCCGCAGGGCCAGGATGCGCCCCGTCGGATCAATCAGCTTGTATAACT from Clostridia bacterium carries:
- the hisZ gene encoding ATP phosphoribosyltransferase regulatory subunit, yielding MVVNPAAWQIPPGVRDILPPEAFSRRKLEEKLSSLFLAWGYREIIPPSLEYYEQLKGSSAEEQLYKLIDPTGRILALRPDLTTPIARMVATHLREEPLPVRLFYFGNAFRYEALGGARQREFYQGGVELIGAAGTGADAEMLALAVEALRQAGLTEFQVGIGHVVLTDSFLANAGVAPELSKEIKWLIARKDFVGLENRLSALGLAGPLGQEIKNILALRGGREVLQKAKSLARIPAMVQAIEQLEEVYQSLDALGLARYVFFDFSILRDLEYYTGIVFEGYAAGLGYPVCGGGRYDHLLGQFGWDVPAIGFAFGIERLMQTLPGANEAPVDVLVVGGKVPERLKEAERLRQRGLKVEIDLLGRSRQEAAAYAARRNIAQVVGIPEEGENG